A region from the Phycisphaerales bacterium genome encodes:
- the dprA gene encoding DNA-protecting protein DprA: protein MDPADRELLRLTMVPDLGPKRISALLNTFGSTDAIARASAADLERVRGIGPVIARNAAQFFAQGDKPLDDEITLATHLGVSIVTRANPAYPSLLTELPDAPPLLFVRGDLVPERDRFAVAIVGSRDCTAYGLEQAERFAAVLASAGITIISGGARGIDTAAHRGAMRAQGRTIAVLGCGLARCYPPENAQLFEQISSRGAVVSELPLNTSPESSNFPARNRIISGMSIGVLVIEAGQKSGALITARQAVEEHGREVMAVPGRVDSAASKGTNDLLKSGGAHLVTEPGDAIAILESQARHVFQGTHADRYSLFSESTSSASQVTNPGDNAALESISTGPKEGSIEARILDVLDEPRTLDELALRLSTEPSGLRSGLTILEIQGRVRRSGPRFERSRPTANALQRP from the coding sequence ATGGACCCCGCCGACCGGGAACTCCTCCGCCTGACCATGGTCCCCGATCTGGGGCCCAAGCGCATCTCGGCTCTCCTCAACACGTTTGGTTCCACCGACGCCATCGCGCGCGCGTCCGCTGCCGATCTCGAGCGCGTCAGGGGCATCGGCCCCGTCATCGCGCGCAACGCCGCACAGTTCTTCGCCCAAGGCGACAAGCCCCTCGACGACGAGATCACTCTCGCCACGCATCTGGGTGTCTCCATCGTCACCCGAGCAAACCCGGCGTATCCGTCGCTCCTGACCGAACTTCCAGACGCTCCGCCGCTGCTCTTTGTCCGAGGCGATCTCGTCCCCGAGCGTGACCGATTCGCCGTCGCCATCGTCGGATCCCGCGATTGCACGGCCTATGGCCTCGAACAGGCCGAACGCTTCGCCGCCGTCCTTGCCAGTGCCGGGATCACGATCATCTCCGGCGGGGCCCGCGGCATCGACACCGCCGCCCATCGCGGCGCGATGCGCGCGCAGGGTCGAACCATCGCCGTCCTTGGGTGTGGCCTCGCCCGCTGTTATCCGCCGGAAAACGCCCAACTCTTCGAGCAGATCTCGTCTCGCGGGGCCGTCGTCTCCGAACTTCCCCTGAACACCTCGCCCGAATCCTCGAACTTCCCCGCGCGCAACCGCATCATCTCGGGGATGTCGATCGGCGTCCTCGTGATCGAGGCGGGGCAGAAGTCGGGCGCACTCATCACCGCACGCCAAGCCGTCGAGGAGCATGGACGCGAGGTCATGGCCGTCCCGGGTCGCGTGGACTCGGCCGCGAGCAAGGGAACCAACGACCTCCTGAAGTCGGGCGGCGCGCACCTGGTCACCGAGCCGGGCGATGCCATCGCGATTCTCGAATCGCAGGCGCGACACGTCTTCCAGGGCACGCACGCCGATCGGTACTCGCTCTTCTCGGAATCGACGTCGAGCGCGTCGCAAGTCACGAACCCAGGGGACAATGCGGCTCTCGAATCGATTTCAACCGGCCCCAAAGAAGGCTCGATCGAGGCAAGGATCCTTGACGTGTTGGATGAGCCGAGGACCCTCGACGAACTCGCACTCCGCCTCTCGACCGAACCTTCTGGCCTTCGGAGTGGGCTGACAATCCTCGAAATTCAGGGACGTGTCCGCAGATCCGGCCCCCGATTCGAGCGGTCTCGACCAACGGCAAATGCCCTTCAGAGGCCGTGA
- a CDS encoding SpoIID/LytB domain-containing protein gives MAASGAVVAMGVGLGSCEGTRMSRAIESIVSPTASAVGPKVELGEEPEIRVRTHAGVKRVSIGVPGDRAGGGSGGRVYVRAGGGYRTQVMLTPVTMEVRVGAIRVTDRSGASQTFGEGMAVEVLAVEGERSDSSRVVAGGVGAARLASGITVNGMLVPGFAVVRPREDSAMGLLDVALSMPLESYVSGVVSKEMSAAWPRQALEAQSVAARTYAMFERDRARRGSSMTTGWYDVEGTEADQAFGSIPKSSAVVEAVAATRGMVLSWRGGLIRAYYSSTCGGRAASARDVWGSTPGYDFNSAEPLQGSPRESACQGSKSSRWEATRDAQDLSVRLRSWVLRRKADTPVISRVRAIEVSRRNSAGRPVEYRVTDSNGGEVVLAAEEMRAALNYTATGLAPIALENQVLSGDMDIEIWADVVRLHGRGSGHGVGMCQHCAKGFAELGVDWREMMRRFYPTAEVVKAY, from the coding sequence ATGGCTGCGTCCGGCGCGGTTGTGGCGATGGGCGTGGGGCTTGGCTCGTGCGAGGGGACGCGGATGTCGCGGGCGATCGAGTCGATCGTCTCGCCGACGGCGTCGGCCGTGGGGCCCAAGGTCGAGTTGGGGGAGGAGCCCGAGATCCGGGTGCGGACTCATGCGGGGGTGAAGCGCGTGTCGATCGGCGTGCCGGGCGATCGGGCGGGTGGGGGGAGCGGCGGGCGTGTGTATGTCCGCGCTGGGGGCGGGTACCGAACGCAGGTGATGCTGACGCCGGTGACGATGGAGGTCCGCGTCGGAGCGATCCGCGTGACGGATCGATCCGGTGCATCGCAGACCTTCGGCGAGGGGATGGCGGTGGAGGTGCTCGCGGTGGAAGGCGAGCGGTCCGACTCGAGCCGGGTCGTGGCGGGCGGTGTTGGAGCGGCGCGCCTTGCGTCGGGGATCACGGTGAACGGGATGCTCGTGCCGGGGTTCGCCGTTGTGCGTCCTCGCGAGGATTCGGCGATGGGGCTGCTGGACGTGGCGCTGTCGATGCCCCTGGAGTCGTACGTATCGGGGGTGGTGTCGAAGGAGATGTCGGCGGCGTGGCCTCGGCAGGCGCTGGAAGCACAATCGGTGGCGGCGCGGACCTATGCGATGTTCGAGCGTGATCGCGCCCGGCGCGGGTCGAGCATGACGACGGGGTGGTACGACGTTGAGGGGACCGAGGCGGACCAGGCGTTCGGGTCGATCCCCAAGAGTTCTGCGGTGGTCGAGGCGGTGGCGGCGACGCGCGGGATGGTGCTCTCGTGGCGCGGCGGGCTGATCCGGGCGTACTACAGCAGCACGTGCGGCGGTCGGGCGGCGTCGGCGCGGGACGTGTGGGGTTCCACTCCGGGGTATGACTTCAATAGTGCCGAGCCTTTGCAGGGCTCGCCTCGGGAGAGCGCGTGCCAGGGGTCGAAGTCGTCTCGGTGGGAGGCGACGCGGGATGCGCAGGACCTGAGTGTTCGGCTCCGGAGTTGGGTGCTTCGGCGGAAGGCCGACACGCCGGTGATCTCGCGTGTGCGGGCGATCGAGGTGTCACGGCGCAACAGCGCGGGGCGGCCTGTCGAGTATCGCGTGACGGATTCGAACGGCGGGGAGGTCGTGCTGGCGGCGGAAGAGATGCGTGCGGCGTTGAACTACACGGCGACGGGGCTCGCGCCGATCGCGCTCGAGAACCAGGTGCTCAGCGGCGACATGGACATAGAGATCTGGGCGGATGTCGTGCGCCTGCACGGGCGCGGGAGCGGGCATGGCGTGGGAATGTGCCAGCACTGCGCCAAGGGCTTCGCGGAGCTGGGCGTGGACTGGCGCGAGATGATGCGACGGTTCTATCCGACGGCCGAGGTCGTCAAGGCGTATTAA
- a CDS encoding 4-hydroxythreonine-4-phosphate dehydrogenase PdxA: MTIAREGNPPRHPTLLVTLGDPGGIGPEVVVKALAAALPTLDASIEIIGVEPHLEDAARKAGIKPFWAVSHESRTEPSTSRITLTTPIADLPATFDARPSAINGRASFLWVRHAIARANELHARGHPVAVVTGPISKEAWALAGFAQFPGHTELFAHDTGAIRHAMMFESPRLRVVLATAHVPLADVPKVLTTQRVLDAIELGAAACVRLGIERPRLAVLGLNPHAGEHGLLGGDEQLVIIPAIEHARSQGLDVQGPFPADTIYRDCLIGAPSEHEGERRGSGGGQRKAEKKMGEEGNRPAPFNSSSPPSSSSCPPALCVPRSSRFDLAVAMYHDQGLIPLKLLAFESAVNCTLGLPFPRTSPDHGTAFAIAGENHADPSSMLAALHLAARLA, from the coding sequence GTGACCATAGCCCGCGAAGGCAACCCGCCACGACACCCCACGCTCCTCGTCACCCTCGGCGACCCCGGCGGCATCGGCCCCGAGGTCGTCGTCAAGGCCCTCGCCGCCGCGCTTCCCACGCTCGACGCGTCCATCGAGATCATCGGCGTCGAGCCACACCTCGAAGACGCCGCCCGCAAGGCTGGGATCAAGCCCTTCTGGGCAGTGTCCCACGAGAGCCGCACCGAACCCTCAACGTCTCGAATCACGCTGACCACACCCATCGCCGATCTCCCCGCGACGTTCGACGCGCGCCCCTCCGCGATCAATGGCCGGGCCTCCTTCCTCTGGGTCCGCCACGCCATCGCCCGCGCCAACGAACTCCACGCCAGAGGCCACCCCGTCGCCGTCGTCACCGGGCCCATCTCCAAAGAAGCCTGGGCCCTCGCCGGGTTCGCCCAGTTCCCCGGTCACACCGAACTCTTCGCGCACGACACCGGCGCGATACGCCACGCGATGATGTTCGAGAGCCCGCGCTTGCGCGTCGTCCTCGCCACGGCCCACGTCCCCCTCGCCGATGTCCCCAAAGTCCTGACGACCCAACGCGTCCTCGACGCCATCGAACTCGGGGCCGCCGCGTGTGTGCGCCTGGGCATCGAGCGCCCCCGCCTCGCCGTCCTCGGCCTCAACCCCCACGCCGGCGAGCACGGCCTTCTCGGCGGTGACGAGCAACTCGTCATCATCCCCGCGATCGAACACGCCAGGTCGCAGGGCCTCGATGTGCAAGGCCCATTCCCCGCCGACACCATCTATCGCGACTGCCTCATCGGCGCACCGTCCGAACACGAAGGCGAACGCAGAGGAAGCGGAGGGGGACAGAGGAAGGCAGAGAAGAAGATGGGTGAAGAAGGCAATCGGCCCGCGCCGTTCAACAGTTCTTCCCCTCCGTCTTCCTCCTCATGTCCTCCAGCCCTCTGCGTTCCGCGTTCCTCTCGCTTCGACCTCGCCGTCGCGATGTACCACGACCAGGGCCTCATCCCCCTCAAACTCCTCGCCTTTGAGAGTGCCGTCAACTGCACCCTGGGCCTCCCCTTCCCCCGCACCAGCCCCGACCACGGCACCGCCTTCGCGATCGCCGGCGAGAACCACGCCGACCCCTCAAGCATGCTCGCCGCCCTCCACCTCGCGGCACGGCTGGCATAG
- a CDS encoding FKBP-type peptidyl-prolyl cis-trans isomerase produces the protein MAMTIEDLKVGTGDEAKRKSIVTVHYHGTLAEDGKVFDSTRGGEPAEFPLNRLIPGWQVGVPGMKVGGIRRLMIPPQMAYGADGEGDVIPPNATLVFTIELVGVKEPPAEPKSDDSGK, from the coding sequence ATAGCGATGACGATCGAGGATCTCAAAGTTGGGACGGGCGACGAAGCGAAGCGCAAGAGCATTGTCACGGTGCACTACCACGGCACGCTCGCGGAGGACGGCAAGGTCTTTGACAGCACGCGTGGCGGCGAGCCGGCGGAGTTTCCGCTCAATCGGCTGATCCCGGGGTGGCAGGTCGGCGTGCCGGGGATGAAGGTCGGCGGGATTCGTCGGCTCATGATCCCGCCCCAGATGGCGTACGGCGCCGACGGCGAGGGCGATGTGATCCCGCCGAACGCCACGCTGGTCTTCACGATCGAACTCGTCGGCGTGAAAGAACCACCGGCGGAACCGAAGAGCGACGACAGCGGGAAGTAG